A window from Sphingobacterium hotanense encodes these proteins:
- a CDS encoding TonB-dependent receptor, with protein sequence MLLIAQEKAQVSGVVLEAGTQAPLVGIQIDLANNQQSTISNENGQFLFVNLEAGSEQLSIRAAGYRPFQLELIIKEGDTLRLDPIELVLEPKVDYQMLLGVIDEDILGDADISNQEVQSSVILSNDIYLNKVGFKLSPFRYRVRGYDPIYEQTFINGVLANDQYRRVFNYASIGALNDLTRNGDVVNYNNSGTFTFGSIGGSENINMRAGSYAPGARVTLSYTNRNYYARSILSYATGMSDRGWAFVGALGGRFSDRGYIEGTSYENVSYALSVERQWAEGQHSLSLVTYGSPVVRGQQGSSFQEAYDLTKNNLYNPNWGYQNGKVRNSRIVKAFDPTAILSHIWRVDERTSLSSGAMVHYGRYSNSALNWYDAMDPRPDYYRKLPSFQLQDSSRTSLDISGLTNRWISGDSKITQIDWDDLYAQNRNPEHRRKYAGEALYMVERRHFDLLEGTMNVNFHKLYDNNMSITAGVEARKSTSFQYKTVNDLLGADFVTDYDKFAEREKEFADFETRKQNDLLFPDRKVYVGDIFGYDFEIGIQSASIWFNNQHKTKSFDFYYGSKFSYVDFRRSGKMKNGRFPNSSYGKGTKHQFFDFALKGGMNYKFSGRHFLSVNVGLLTEAPVPDRAYIMSRSTDQTALNLKSARVFQSDLNYIFSTPKIAGRISLFQTNFNDQVERMQYYHDSERTFVFHQLSGVSKVHRGLEAAATLTPDRHWSIDAILNLGEYFYSANPMGTMNSENGKLVNVQEKVYLKHVYVSGTPQFAGILAARYFYDFWFFELSGNYAGRMYLSAVPLRRIASNYANINPNDTQSYNAYLQLSAQERLTDAITFDASIGKLLYLKNRKSLSVNFSIVNFLNDKKIRTGGFEQGRLSTKWPNQFAPRYFYMQGLNVFLNTSYRF encoded by the coding sequence ATGCTACTTATTGCTCAAGAGAAAGCACAGGTCAGTGGTGTGGTTCTGGAAGCAGGAACGCAGGCTCCATTGGTTGGCATACAGATAGACCTAGCCAATAATCAGCAATCAACAATCAGCAATGAGAATGGTCAGTTCCTGTTTGTGAATTTAGAAGCAGGATCTGAACAGCTTAGTATCCGAGCAGCAGGTTATCGACCTTTTCAGTTAGAGCTGATTATTAAGGAAGGTGATACTTTACGCTTAGACCCAATAGAGCTTGTGCTAGAACCGAAAGTTGACTACCAAATGCTGTTGGGCGTTATTGACGAAGATATTCTTGGCGATGCTGATATCTCGAATCAAGAGGTTCAATCCTCTGTCATCTTATCGAATGATATTTATCTGAATAAAGTTGGCTTTAAGCTGTCTCCATTTCGATATCGTGTTCGAGGCTATGATCCAATCTACGAACAGACTTTTATCAATGGGGTATTGGCAAATGACCAATACCGTCGAGTATTTAATTATGCATCCATTGGTGCATTGAATGACCTGACGCGTAATGGTGATGTGGTCAATTACAATAATAGCGGAACTTTCACTTTTGGATCCATAGGTGGGTCTGAAAATATCAATATGCGGGCAGGGTCATATGCCCCCGGAGCCAGGGTTACTCTATCTTATACAAATAGGAATTACTATGCTCGTAGTATTCTAAGCTATGCGACGGGGATGTCTGATCGCGGCTGGGCATTTGTAGGTGCTTTAGGTGGGCGATTTTCCGACCGTGGCTATATCGAAGGAACGTCTTATGAAAATGTTTCTTATGCGCTGTCTGTCGAAAGACAATGGGCTGAGGGACAACATTCCCTATCTCTTGTTACCTATGGTTCACCGGTCGTCCGCGGACAACAGGGGTCGTCATTTCAGGAAGCCTACGACTTGACCAAGAATAATCTCTACAATCCAAATTGGGGTTATCAAAATGGGAAGGTTCGGAATTCAAGAATCGTGAAGGCTTTTGATCCTACGGCTATTCTATCACACATTTGGCGTGTAGACGAGCGAACGTCGTTAAGCAGTGGAGCGATGGTACATTATGGGCGTTATAGCAATTCAGCCTTGAACTGGTATGATGCGATGGATCCTAGACCAGACTATTACAGGAAATTACCGTCCTTTCAATTACAGGATAGCTCCCGTACATCCTTAGACATTAGTGGATTAACGAATAGATGGATTTCTGGAGATTCAAAAATCACCCAAATCGACTGGGATGATCTCTATGCGCAAAACCGAAATCCGGAGCATCGGAGGAAATATGCAGGCGAGGCACTCTACATGGTCGAGCGTCGGCATTTTGATTTATTAGAGGGCACCATGAATGTTAATTTCCATAAGCTTTATGACAATAACATGTCCATTACGGCGGGTGTAGAGGCTCGAAAATCGACTTCATTTCAATATAAAACAGTTAATGACTTGTTGGGTGCAGATTTCGTAACAGACTACGATAAGTTCGCCGAACGCGAGAAAGAGTTTGCAGATTTCGAAACTCGAAAGCAGAACGATTTATTGTTTCCAGATCGTAAAGTGTATGTCGGTGATATTTTTGGTTATGACTTTGAAATCGGAATACAGTCGGCAAGTATTTGGTTTAATAATCAGCATAAGACGAAGTCTTTCGATTTCTATTATGGGAGTAAGTTCTCTTATGTTGATTTCAGACGAAGCGGAAAGATGAAAAATGGTCGATTTCCAAACTCTTCATATGGCAAGGGAACAAAACATCAGTTTTTTGATTTTGCACTAAAAGGAGGTATGAACTATAAGTTTTCGGGTCGACATTTTCTATCTGTGAACGTGGGCTTGCTAACGGAGGCCCCTGTTCCGGACCGCGCTTACATCATGTCTCGATCGACCGATCAAACGGCTTTAAACCTCAAAAGTGCTCGTGTTTTTCAGAGTGATTTGAACTACATTTTCTCCACGCCGAAAATAGCCGGTCGAATTAGTCTATTCCAAACGAATTTTAATGATCAGGTTGAGCGGATGCAGTACTACCATGATTCGGAGCGAACTTTTGTGTTCCACCAATTATCGGGTGTATCGAAGGTGCATCGTGGTTTAGAAGCAGCAGCGACACTGACGCCTGATCGGCATTGGAGCATCGATGCTATATTGAATCTGGGTGAGTATTTTTATTCCGCAAATCCAATGGGGACTATGAATTCTGAAAATGGAAAATTGGTAAATGTACAGGAGAAGGTGTACTTAAAACATGTATATGTTTCGGGAACACCTCAGTTCGCCGGAATTTTGGCGGCACGATATTTTTATGATTTCTGGTTTTTCGAACTAAGCGGCAATTATGCAGGGAGAATGTATTTATCTGCAGTCCCTCTACGCCGCATTGCATCTAATTATGCTAATATCAATCCCAATGATACTCAGAGTTATAATGCATATCTACAGTTAAGCGCGCAGGAGCGCTTAACGGACGCTATTACGTTTGACGCGTCGATTGGCAAATTGCTCTACCTGAAAAATAGAAAGTCGTTAAGTGTTAACTTTTCTATCGTCAACTTTCTGAACGATAAGAAAATTCGTACCGGAGGATTCGAGCAGGGTCGGTTGAGCACGAAGTGGCCGAATCAATTTGCGCCTAGATACTTCTATATGCAGGGTTTGAATGTGTTTCTCAACACAAGTTATAGATTCTAA
- a CDS encoding DUF5689 domain-containing protein, with protein sequence MKKIYIILSLLVALVIAACERDYTPPPLTEPKYSGKLNNISIKQLKTQFKNITAPTEVTDEFIIKGTVVGNDESGNIYKQIYIQDETAGLNIGIDQNAIYGSYQVGQELFVHLKGLYMLKYGDELQLGMAKTQANRIRWDDFQTRAFANSWPNMKNVEAKKISISDMSEEYLHQLVELNDIRFINGGKNAFITGDRTTNESIKDASGKTLDVRTSNYADFSREPLPKGKGKLFGVLGRFNGAWQLVLRTKSDIGNFDGTEEETVEPNTAIFFRETFGNQRYGSGNRPKINDFTDFDMKAPVKYEDDSKNADIRSISSGSGAHIWLPANRDATVKISGINSLNKGTINLKYELTANLFDAGSTANLDQIQIRVNGNMMAVPSKVISNAAGDNGKFYPIELKGLPQSANLIIEFISSSQSNKIGFRLDNIELSGSAVEKKEEVIVLNSKTSN encoded by the coding sequence ATGAAGAAGATCTACATCATATTATCGCTGTTAGTTGCTTTAGTTATTGCTGCTTGCGAACGCGATTATACTCCGCCACCTTTAACGGAGCCTAAATACAGTGGAAAACTGAATAATATCAGCATTAAGCAACTTAAGACGCAATTCAAAAACATTACAGCCCCAACGGAAGTTACCGACGAATTTATTATTAAAGGTACGGTTGTGGGAAATGATGAGTCTGGGAATATCTATAAACAGATCTATATACAAGATGAGACAGCGGGTTTGAATATCGGCATCGATCAGAATGCGATCTATGGCTCTTATCAAGTAGGGCAGGAGCTCTTCGTGCATTTGAAAGGTTTATATATGTTGAAATATGGCGATGAGTTGCAGTTAGGTATGGCGAAAACACAGGCAAACCGCATTCGCTGGGATGATTTTCAGACTCGTGCCTTCGCCAATTCTTGGCCGAATATGAAGAACGTTGAGGCAAAGAAAATCTCGATTTCGGATATGTCTGAGGAGTATTTGCATCAATTGGTTGAATTGAATGATATCCGCTTCATCAACGGTGGAAAGAACGCGTTTATTACCGGAGATCGAACGACGAATGAAAGCATCAAAGACGCCTCTGGAAAAACGCTAGATGTTCGAACGAGTAATTATGCAGATTTCTCTCGTGAGCCCTTGCCAAAAGGCAAGGGGAAATTGTTCGGGGTGTTGGGGCGCTTTAATGGTGCTTGGCAATTGGTCTTAAGAACGAAATCAGATATTGGCAATTTTGACGGGACGGAAGAAGAGACCGTTGAACCGAATACAGCAATATTCTTTAGAGAGACTTTTGGTAACCAGCGTTACGGGTCGGGCAACAGGCCAAAGATCAATGATTTTACCGACTTCGATATGAAAGCACCAGTGAAATATGAGGATGACAGTAAAAATGCGGATATACGAAGTATCTCCAGTGGAAGCGGTGCCCATATCTGGTTGCCGGCAAATCGAGATGCAACGGTTAAAATTTCCGGAATCAACAGTCTGAATAAGGGCACTATTAACCTTAAATATGAATTAACAGCGAATTTATTTGATGCGGGTTCGACGGCAAATCTTGATCAGATTCAGATTCGTGTTAATGGCAATATGATGGCGGTTCCGAGCAAAGTTATTTCTAACGCTGCTGGTGATAATGGAAAATTCTATCCTATTGAGTTGAAAGGTTTGCCTCAAAGCGCTAATCTTATCATTGAGTTCATCTCGTCATCGCAATCGAATAAGATTGGATTCCGACTGGATAATATCGAATTAAGTGGCAGTGCGGTAGAAAAGAAGGAAGAAGTGATTGTATTAAACAGTAAAACCAGTAACTGA
- a CDS encoding endonuclease/exonuclease/phosphatase family protein, producing the protein MKRVFILTLFFFFYLHLSCLLLAQKKQFQVFPLAFYNLENLFDAIADTSGNDAEFTPMGPLQWTEEKYAKKIRRLGQVLSQLGRQYSPSGPVLIGVCEVENQQVLKDLVADPGIRDNKYQIVHFDSPDRRGIDVGLLYDARQFELIESKAIPFRMPENADYVTRDILLVKGRLSNEIIYIYVNHWPSRFTADSWKLRGHAANILKTSIDSIQRVDKDAKIVIMGDFNDDPVDKSLTKVLKAQVKKEHVAPGGLFNTMYGYYQRGIGTLGYLGKWNLFDQLIISSALLDADRGALKFWKSEIFNPDFLISKEGRYKGYPFRTFSGNMFQNGYSDHFPVLIYLIKEIIN; encoded by the coding sequence ATGAAGCGAGTATTCATTCTTACCCTGTTTTTCTTTTTTTATCTTCACTTGTCGTGTCTTCTACTGGCCCAAAAGAAACAGTTTCAGGTTTTTCCTCTTGCTTTTTATAATTTGGAAAACTTATTTGATGCCATCGCCGACACGTCGGGTAATGACGCAGAATTTACACCGATGGGCCCGTTGCAATGGACGGAGGAAAAGTATGCTAAGAAAATAAGACGACTGGGACAGGTGTTATCCCAACTGGGCAGACAGTACAGTCCCTCGGGACCAGTTCTCATTGGAGTCTGCGAAGTCGAAAATCAACAAGTTTTAAAAGATTTGGTTGCCGATCCAGGGATACGAGATAATAAATATCAAATTGTGCATTTCGATTCTCCAGATCGTAGGGGGATCGATGTTGGCTTGCTTTACGATGCTAGACAGTTTGAGCTAATTGAGTCAAAAGCAATTCCCTTTAGGATGCCTGAAAACGCTGATTATGTCACAAGGGATATTCTGTTGGTGAAAGGACGATTATCGAACGAGATAATCTATATCTATGTAAACCACTGGCCTTCTCGTTTTACCGCAGACTCATGGAAGCTTAGAGGACATGCTGCGAACATTCTAAAAACGAGTATCGATTCGATCCAACGCGTAGATAAGGATGCTAAGATTGTCATTATGGGCGATTTTAATGATGATCCAGTCGATAAGAGCTTAACTAAAGTGTTGAAAGCTCAAGTAAAAAAAGAACATGTTGCTCCGGGTGGATTGTTTAATACGATGTACGGCTATTATCAACGTGGTATTGGAACCTTAGGGTATTTAGGCAAATGGAATTTATTTGATCAATTGATCATTTCATCAGCATTGCTTGATGCGGATCGAGGCGCTTTAAAATTTTGGAAATCTGAGATCTTCAATCCCGACTTTTTGATCAGTAAGGAAGGTCGTTATAAGGGTTATCCCTTTCGCACGTTTTCAGGTAATATGTTTCAAAATGGTTATTCTGACCATTTCCCTGTTCTTATTTACCTAATTAAGGAAATAATCAATTGA
- a CDS encoding fimbrillin family protein has protein sequence MNTKKILSVAFLALLLGSSCKNDAYRDLEETAENGVQFTSTIAGNSTTRVSGNSWDKDDAIGVFMKQGTGLSNVIAGNKKYSTAGNGNFTATGDDIINYPNEGTVDFVAYYPFKADLRDKSVAINVADQSNQSAIDVLYSNNATGFSKDSEIAKLNFKHSLSKVEITVKAGPGVTNLDGLAVTYQNILSQTSLDLASGNLTAPTTATNISTKVTAGTTGSTVEAILIPEVYGGKDVVFTIGTNSFTWKLPTTYNLEAGKKYNHTIELRTEAGITKAVEIGETTITDWVIVPGSSVILDKDKEPIKPIDPVGVEQVFFEEDFGEQGPRSNPRGRFATYSDFKNKTVKYSDLYTDSWADIRQTSTMDTHVWFPANRTTGRKIENINAAGYTKLRMTYEQAANGNNADIAALKVKINGVDYPTSGTLGGQNQFSEVAINGIASAANLTVEISAQAAENKAGYRIDNIKIFGTK, from the coding sequence ATGAACACAAAAAAAATATTGAGCGTGGCTTTCTTGGCCTTATTGCTAGGAAGCTCGTGTAAGAACGATGCCTACCGTGATCTAGAAGAAACGGCAGAAAATGGAGTACAATTCACATCTACGATAGCAGGAAATAGCACAACTCGCGTATCCGGAAATTCTTGGGACAAGGACGATGCGATCGGTGTTTTTATGAAGCAAGGTACAGGTTTAAGTAATGTAATTGCGGGAAATAAAAAATATAGCACTGCTGGGAATGGTAATTTTACTGCCACAGGAGACGATATTATCAACTACCCTAATGAAGGTACTGTAGACTTTGTTGCATACTATCCTTTTAAGGCAGATCTTCGAGATAAAAGCGTAGCAATCAATGTTGCTGATCAGAGCAATCAGTCTGCCATCGACGTCCTTTATTCTAATAATGCGACAGGTTTTAGCAAGGACTCTGAAATTGCAAAGCTGAATTTCAAGCATAGCTTATCGAAAGTAGAGATTACAGTTAAAGCAGGCCCTGGTGTTACTAATTTAGATGGTTTAGCTGTTACTTACCAGAACATACTATCACAGACTTCACTAGATTTAGCGAGCGGGAATTTAACAGCGCCGACCACTGCGACAAACATTTCGACAAAAGTTACTGCTGGAACAACAGGTTCAACAGTTGAAGCGATTTTGATTCCGGAAGTTTATGGCGGAAAAGACGTTGTATTCACGATCGGCACTAATTCCTTCACTTGGAAATTGCCTACTACCTACAATTTAGAAGCTGGAAAAAAATACAATCACACCATCGAATTACGTACGGAAGCGGGAATAACAAAAGCTGTTGAGATCGGTGAAACAACGATTACGGATTGGGTGATTGTGCCTGGTAGCAGCGTTATTTTGGATAAAGACAAAGAGCCTATCAAACCGATCGACCCGGTTGGCGTTGAACAAGTTTTTTTTGAAGAAGATTTTGGTGAACAAGGGCCTAGATCAAATCCTCGTGGTAGATTTGCAACCTATTCAGACTTTAAAAATAAAACGGTTAAATATAGTGATTTGTACACCGACAGTTGGGCAGATATTCGCCAAACATCAACCATGGATACACATGTTTGGTTTCCGGCCAACAGAACGACGGGTAGGAAGATTGAAAATATCAATGCTGCGGGCTATACGAAGTTAAGAATGACCTATGAGCAAGCTGCTAATGGAAATAACGCTGACATTGCTGCACTGAAGGTTAAGATCAATGGAGTAGATTATCCAACGAGTGGAACCTTAGGGGGGCAGAACCAGTTTAGCGAGGTTGCAATCAACGGTATTGCGAGTGCTGCAAACTTAACTGTAGAGATTTCAGCCCAAGCTGCAGAGAATAAGGCTGGATATCGTATCGATAACATCAAAATATTCGGAACCAAATAG
- a CDS encoding clostripain-related cysteine peptidase produces MFNIWLYRLFAVFILAVLFSCKKEPHEILAERTIFLYMAANNNLAGNAYDNINQMEEGFRNIDGTLIVYAKIFGQSPRIYRISYDNSREIKSAVLKSYPDHDSSDPKIMKMVMDDMQKLAPAKSYGLVLWSHASNWLPGTSKLKTRSFGDDDGRTMDIKALKKALPTNLDFLVFDACSMASVEVLYELKDITPLVLASPTEIINTGMPYHQVLNGLFHQDIPSGLMEVARATYKYYNEKDGILRSATFSLIDMEQLETLAETTRLLISEMNVKRVRRDGIQRLDLDRTSPISAFDFLDFGQ; encoded by the coding sequence ATGTTTAATATTTGGTTATATCGACTATTTGCAGTTTTCATTTTAGCTGTATTATTTTCTTGTAAGAAGGAACCCCATGAGATTTTAGCAGAACGGACCATCTTTCTTTACATGGCTGCAAACAATAATCTCGCAGGAAATGCTTATGACAACATAAATCAAATGGAAGAGGGTTTTCGGAATATTGATGGCACGTTAATCGTCTATGCAAAGATTTTTGGTCAATCTCCTCGTATATATCGCATTAGTTATGATAATTCCCGTGAAATAAAGAGCGCCGTTCTGAAAAGCTATCCTGACCATGATTCTTCCGATCCAAAAATCATGAAAATGGTGATGGATGATATGCAGAAATTAGCCCCGGCGAAGTCTTATGGATTGGTGCTTTGGTCACATGCCTCGAACTGGTTGCCGGGGACTTCGAAACTGAAAACACGATCCTTTGGCGATGATGACGGTAGGACAATGGATATCAAGGCGCTGAAAAAAGCACTGCCCACTAATTTAGATTTTCTTGTTTTTGATGCTTGTTCAATGGCATCTGTAGAGGTCCTGTATGAACTGAAGGATATAACGCCACTCGTTTTAGCTTCTCCGACAGAGATAATCAACACAGGAATGCCCTACCATCAAGTTTTGAATGGGTTGTTTCACCAGGATATACCTTCTGGGCTAATGGAAGTCGCGCGAGCCACTTATAAGTATTATAACGAAAAGGACGGCATCTTGCGTTCTGCAACATTTTCCCTCATTGACATGGAGCAATTAGAAACGTTAGCAGAAACTACAAGGTTGTTGATATCGGAGATGAATGTTAAAAGGGTTCGTCGAGATGGTATTCAGCGACTAGATTTGGACCGAACGTCGCCAATTTCCGCATTTGATTTTCTAGATTTTGGACAGTGA
- a CDS encoding DNA gyrase/topoisomerase IV subunit A yields the protein MSDEINNIDDNNESTQNPDQQSSTVALSGLYENWFLDYASYVILDRAVPHINDGFKPVQRRILHSLKEMDDGRYNKAANVIGNTMKYHPHGDASIGDAMVQIGQKDLLIDCQGNWGDPITGDSAAAPRYIEGRLSKFANEVVFNPDTTDWQLSYDGRNKEPVTLPVKFPLLLAQGAEGIAVGLATKIMPHNFNELIEGSIQVLRGERPSIYPDFPTGGLADVSGYNEGRRGGKIRVRAKIEERDKKTLAITEIPYGTTTGSLIDSIVTANEKGKIKIKKIEDNTAGTVEIMVHLAPGISPDVTIDALYAFTGCESSISPNTCVIKNNKPLFMSVNDILIENTKQTKSLIKQELEIRLHELQEKIFFSSLLKIFIQEGMYKHPDYENAGDFDTVVTVLNRLFEPFFPQFYRAIEPEDYKRLIDKPMSSITRFDVKKADEQMKSLEDDIKEVRKNLRNLTEYTIEWFEYIRGKYGKDRGRKTELRVFDRVEATQVALANAKLYVNREEGFIGTNMKKDELVGDCSDIDDIIVFRADGKYSVVKVQDKVFVGKDIIHVAVFKKGDDRTVYNVIYKDGGTGTSYIKRFAVTGVTRDKDYDIGKATKGSKILYFTANSNGEAEVVNIQLKPHSKLRKLTFDMDFAEIAIKGRASQGNIVSKYPVKKVLFKSAGVSTLAGRKIWYDDVLKRLNADERGRYLGEFDGDDKILLTMSDGSYELSNFDLSNHFDDKMTRMEKFHPQQVYTAIHQDNKGTYYVKRFNFDDLPVGKRMKFIGEDSKLILLTNNDEPMVSLDILKGKSQTKEHIDQPLNEIVDVKGMKAQGNRLSFHTVKKIKLLSEEKDLSTAPEPIKEEATEVRSTENVESPAENTENTEKNDASDISLEITNPDDIQIDDSGQMGLF from the coding sequence ATGAGTGACGAAATCAACAACATAGACGACAACAACGAATCGACCCAGAACCCAGACCAACAAAGCAGCACCGTTGCCCTTTCTGGTTTATATGAGAATTGGTTCCTAGATTATGCATCGTATGTTATTTTAGATCGTGCCGTGCCACATATCAATGACGGTTTCAAACCTGTTCAACGACGCATCCTGCATTCCCTAAAGGAAATGGATGATGGACGGTATAATAAGGCTGCAAACGTCATCGGTAATACCATGAAATACCACCCCCATGGGGATGCCTCTATCGGAGATGCTATGGTACAAATTGGGCAAAAGGACCTGTTGATTGATTGCCAGGGTAACTGGGGAGACCCTATTACGGGTGACTCCGCTGCTGCACCTCGTTATATCGAAGGACGATTATCCAAATTTGCAAACGAAGTTGTCTTCAATCCGGATACTACAGATTGGCAATTGAGCTATGACGGTCGTAATAAAGAGCCCGTAACACTTCCTGTCAAATTCCCGCTTCTGCTTGCGCAGGGTGCCGAAGGAATTGCGGTAGGTCTTGCAACGAAGATTATGCCGCATAACTTCAATGAATTGATTGAAGGCTCTATACAAGTTTTACGGGGCGAACGTCCGTCTATTTATCCTGACTTCCCTACTGGAGGTCTCGCCGATGTTTCGGGTTATAATGAAGGAAGACGTGGAGGCAAAATCCGCGTGAGAGCGAAGATTGAAGAGCGTGATAAGAAAACCTTAGCCATAACAGAAATACCCTACGGAACAACGACCGGAAGCTTGATCGACAGTATTGTAACGGCGAACGAAAAGGGTAAGATCAAAATAAAAAAGATTGAAGATAATACAGCCGGAACGGTTGAAATTATGGTTCATCTTGCACCTGGAATCTCTCCGGATGTAACGATTGATGCCCTTTATGCATTTACAGGCTGTGAAAGCTCCATCTCTCCAAACACCTGCGTAATCAAGAATAACAAGCCGCTCTTTATGAGTGTCAATGATATCTTGATCGAAAACACAAAACAGACAAAAAGTCTCATAAAACAGGAGTTAGAAATCCGTTTGCATGAGTTACAGGAAAAAATCTTCTTTAGCTCACTTTTAAAGATTTTCATTCAGGAAGGGATGTACAAGCATCCAGACTATGAGAATGCCGGCGATTTCGACACTGTTGTCACCGTTTTGAACCGCCTTTTCGAACCTTTCTTCCCGCAGTTCTATCGAGCAATTGAGCCAGAAGACTATAAACGTCTGATCGATAAGCCGATGAGCAGTATTACCAGATTTGACGTTAAAAAGGCTGACGAACAAATGAAATCTCTTGAAGACGACATCAAGGAAGTTCGTAAGAATTTAAGAAACCTGACAGAATACACCATTGAATGGTTCGAATATATTCGCGGCAAGTACGGGAAAGATCGCGGCCGCAAAACTGAACTACGTGTTTTCGATCGTGTAGAAGCTACCCAGGTAGCATTAGCCAATGCTAAACTATATGTCAACCGTGAAGAAGGATTCATAGGAACGAACATGAAGAAAGACGAGCTTGTGGGCGATTGTTCTGATATCGACGATATCATCGTTTTCCGTGCAGATGGAAAATATTCTGTTGTCAAAGTTCAAGATAAGGTCTTTGTCGGAAAAGATATTATACACGTCGCGGTATTCAAAAAAGGTGATGATCGCACCGTTTATAACGTGATATACAAAGATGGTGGTACTGGAACAAGTTATATCAAACGATTCGCAGTAACAGGTGTGACGCGTGATAAAGATTATGATATTGGCAAAGCGACGAAAGGCTCTAAAATTCTGTATTTTACAGCAAATTCTAATGGCGAAGCTGAGGTAGTAAACATCCAACTAAAACCGCATTCAAAACTTCGTAAGCTAACTTTTGATATGGATTTTGCTGAAATCGCAATTAAGGGTAGAGCCTCGCAAGGAAATATTGTAAGCAAATATCCGGTTAAGAAAGTGTTGTTCAAAAGTGCCGGGGTTTCCACTCTTGCTGGACGCAAAATCTGGTATGACGATGTTTTAAAACGTCTAAATGCAGATGAAAGAGGACGATATCTAGGTGAGTTCGATGGTGATGATAAGATATTATTGACCATGAGCGATGGAAGTTATGAACTTTCAAACTTTGACCTTAGCAATCACTTCGATGATAAAATGACGCGAATGGAGAAGTTCCACCCGCAACAGGTTTATACTGCTATCCACCAAGATAACAAAGGAACTTATTACGTGAAGCGTTTTAATTTTGATGACTTGCCAGTTGGAAAACGTATGAAGTTTATTGGCGAAGATAGTAAGCTTATTCTTCTTACCAACAATGATGAGCCGATGGTTTCTTTGGATATCCTTAAGGGTAAATCTCAGACAAAAGAGCATATCGATCAACCTTTAAATGAAATCGTTGATGTGAAGGGAATGAAAGCTCAAGGAAATAGGCTGTCGTTCCATACAGTCAAAAAGATTAAATTGTTGAGTGAAGAAAAAGACCTTTCGACAGCTCCCGAACCTATAAAGGAAGAAGCGACGGAGGTTCGCTCTACTGAAAATGTTGAAAGTCCGGCTGAAAACACAGAGAATACAGAAAAGAATGACGCATCTGATATTTCGTTAGAGATAACTAATCCAGACGATATTCAGATCGATGACTCTGGACAAATGGGATTGTTCTAG